In one Chitinophaga sancti genomic region, the following are encoded:
- a CDS encoding carbohydrate-binding protein, whose protein sequence is MDVKNCILLLLVALLSHAALFAQSGIYAGGPVYKNRSYSISELKNSGFTYVVVWTIHIDASGNFNFNAEFPLVQNGSYVGASTYPNFANDIALLKSAPTTINRVEFCISAWGSGTFANIKSLIASQGTGSTSILYKNFQALKNAIPAVDAIAFDDESTYDISSSTALAVMLGNLGYKVTLVPYTNASYWTSVASNTNSQKAGTVTRVDLQCYSGGAGNSPCSSTWSFGAIPIYAGLWDSEKSTSQVTSTLNGWKSSCSSKLGGGFIWLYDDIDNSSSTAGYAAAVNSVFGGGSKNTAAATFYKDCNYSGLGISLPAGNYTLSQLLSHGILNDDISSVQVASGYQTTVYSDDNYGGSSLLVNANNSCLVNNSFNDIVSSLKISAATSATTNIIQAENYSSMSGVQTESTTDTDGGMGVGYIDTGDWMAYSNITIPATGTYRIDYRVASESTGGQISLDLNAGATVLGYQAVPVTGGWQTWQTISQTVSITVGTYAFGIYAQSGGWNLNWWSITPVSTARMVESKSVATTSTVSAADMHESSVFIYPNPVATDLHLRGVYTQPGGYLTVYDLNGKQVLNVKSGVQQIAVAGLPAGTYLLMYTNGEKRITRTFVKQ, encoded by the coding sequence ATGGATGTTAAGAACTGTATCTTACTGCTGCTTGTAGCGCTATTGAGCCATGCTGCGCTCTTTGCTCAATCAGGTATTTATGCTGGTGGACCTGTCTATAAAAACAGGAGCTACTCCATCAGTGAACTCAAAAATTCTGGTTTTACATATGTAGTGGTATGGACCATACATATCGATGCCAGCGGCAATTTTAATTTCAATGCCGAATTCCCCTTGGTGCAAAATGGATCTTATGTCGGTGCCAGCACCTATCCTAATTTTGCAAATGATATTGCCCTGCTCAAGTCTGCTCCCACTACTATTAACAGGGTTGAGTTTTGTATCAGCGCATGGGGCTCCGGCACCTTTGCAAATATTAAAAGCCTGATTGCCTCACAGGGTACCGGTAGTACCAGTATCCTGTACAAGAATTTCCAGGCGTTGAAGAATGCAATTCCTGCTGTAGATGCCATTGCTTTCGATGATGAAAGTACGTATGATATCAGTTCCTCTACTGCACTGGCAGTCATGCTGGGCAACCTGGGATATAAGGTTACACTGGTACCGTATACCAATGCAAGTTACTGGACCAGCGTAGCTAGTAATACAAACAGCCAGAAGGCAGGCACCGTGACCCGTGTAGACCTGCAATGTTATTCCGGAGGAGCAGGCAACAGCCCCTGCAGCAGTACCTGGAGCTTTGGTGCTATTCCTATTTATGCAGGTCTGTGGGATTCAGAAAAATCTACATCCCAGGTGACCAGTACTTTGAACGGTTGGAAGAGTAGCTGCAGCAGCAAACTGGGTGGTGGTTTTATCTGGCTGTATGATGATATTGATAATTCCAGTTCTACTGCCGGTTATGCAGCTGCTGTAAACAGTGTCTTTGGTGGAGGGAGTAAGAATACGGCGGCCGCTACTTTTTACAAAGATTGTAATTACAGTGGTTTGGGCATTAGCCTGCCTGCAGGTAATTATACACTTTCCCAGCTCCTATCACATGGTATCCTGAATGATGATATTTCTTCTGTACAGGTAGCCAGCGGATACCAGACGACTGTTTATTCAGACGATAATTATGGTGGTAGTTCACTGTTGGTGAATGCGAATAATTCCTGCCTGGTGAATAACAGCTTTAACGATATTGTTAGCTCGCTAAAAATATCTGCTGCCACTTCTGCTACTACCAATATAATACAGGCAGAGAACTACAGTTCTATGTCAGGCGTGCAGACAGAGAGTACCACTGATACAGATGGTGGTATGGGTGTAGGGTACATTGATACCGGTGACTGGATGGCGTACTCAAATATTACAATTCCTGCAACCGGTACTTATCGTATCGATTATCGGGTGGCCAGTGAATCAACCGGTGGTCAGATCTCGCTGGATCTGAATGCGGGTGCAACCGTACTGGGGTACCAGGCCGTTCCCGTAACTGGTGGCTGGCAAACCTGGCAAACCATATCACAAACGGTGAGTATCACTGTCGGTACTTATGCCTTTGGAATTTATGCACAATCCGGCGGCTGGAACCTGAACTGGTGGAGTATCACTCCTGTATCTACAGCCAGGATGGTGGAGTCAAAATCAGTTGCCACAACTTCTACTGTAAGCGCTGCTGATATGCATGAGAGCAGCGTATTTATATACCCTAATCCTGTAGCAACCGATCTGCACCTGAGAGGGGTGTACACCCAACCAGGCGGTTACCTCACTGTTTACGACCTGAATGGCAAGCAGGTTTTAAATGTAAAGAGTGGGGTACAGCAGATCGCGGTAGCAGGCTTACCAGCGGGTACTTACCTGTTGATGTATACAAATGGTGAGAAGCGAATCACCCGGACCTTTGTAAAACAATAA
- a CDS encoding carbohydrate-binding protein, whose product MIRSLKFPLLLTAMLALTGSAAMAQNWQLVWADEFTSSIGPDWVFETGAGGWGNSELEYYRAENASIENGQLVITAKNESYGGASYTSTRMKTQGKKSWTYGKIEARIAMPSFSGSWPAFWMLGDNINPVGWPACGEIDIMEHINTDPNVYGTVHWVGTNGGQADYGSNTPVSVTGYHVYSIEWTPTYIKWFVDGAQFNEINIANNVGSTEEFQKAFFIILNFAVGGNWPGFTINNAAFPAKMYVDYVRVYQDGGGTSTFTKQVEAESYSSMSGVQTETTTDTNGGSNVGYIDTGDWMAYNSITIPTTGTYKIEYRVASQSGGGRLSLDLNAGSTVLGYLDIPSTGGWQNWTTVSHTVTINAGTYNFGIYAQTGGWNLNWFKITKL is encoded by the coding sequence ATGATTCGATCCTTGAAATTCCCTCTATTGTTAACCGCTATGCTCGCGCTCACAGGTAGCGCAGCCATGGCACAAAACTGGCAACTGGTGTGGGCCGACGAGTTCACCAGCAGCATTGGCCCTGACTGGGTATTCGAAACAGGCGCCGGCGGCTGGGGCAACAGCGAGCTGGAATACTACCGGGCAGAAAATGCCAGTATCGAGAATGGACAGCTGGTGATTACCGCAAAGAACGAGAGCTACGGCGGTGCCAGCTACACTTCCACCCGTATGAAGACTCAGGGCAAAAAATCATGGACCTACGGCAAAATTGAAGCCCGTATTGCAATGCCCTCATTTTCAGGATCATGGCCTGCATTCTGGATGCTGGGCGATAATATCAATCCTGTAGGCTGGCCAGCCTGCGGCGAAATCGATATCATGGAGCACATTAATACTGACCCTAATGTGTACGGAACTGTACACTGGGTGGGTACCAATGGTGGCCAGGCTGACTATGGCAGCAACACGCCTGTATCCGTGACCGGTTACCACGTTTATTCCATCGAATGGACCCCTACTTATATTAAGTGGTTCGTAGATGGTGCTCAGTTCAATGAAATCAATATCGCTAACAATGTAGGCAGTACTGAAGAATTCCAGAAAGCATTCTTCATCATCCTGAACTTTGCTGTTGGCGGTAACTGGCCAGGTTTCACCATCAACAATGCTGCATTCCCTGCCAAGATGTACGTGGATTATGTAAGAGTATATCAAGATGGTGGTGGTACCAGCACATTTACCAAACAGGTAGAAGCAGAATCTTACAGCTCTATGTCTGGTGTACAAACTGAAACTACTACTGATACCAATGGTGGTTCAAATGTTGGTTACATCGACACTGGTGACTGGATGGCTTACAACAGCATCACTATTCCTACTACCGGTACTTACAAAATTGAATACCGGGTAGCCTCCCAGAGTGGTGGTGGTCGTCTCTCTCTTGACCTGAATGCAGGTTCTACCGTTTTAGGGTACCTGGATATTCCATCTACAGGTGGCTGGCAGAACTGGACTACGGTTTCCCATACCGTAACTATCAATGCCGGTACTTACAACTTCGGTATTTACGCCCAAACCGGAGGCTGGAATCTGAACTGGTTCAAGATTACAAAATTGTAA
- a CDS encoding T9SS type A sorting domain-containing protein has product MSTIVKFLSGATMLMMSAALAFGQQQPYRLGSPAGLRDDIRAQAKSSNARLTSAAELKVGPNTVLTGKVNARRTDNKTEEFVAGEIDGVAGSSFYLEVKGEEVRGFVILRKTKTSYKYYTENGTAYVKQVPIDSVLCIDYTPAPAPQGNAKVASATATSSVAALGSLQSLPNANGVVLLDFDGQVVTSSYWNSGVTINAAAANLSDAQQLEVWELVSEDYRPFQLNITNDEAVYNTYPANRRMRCIFTPTNTAAPGSGGVAYIGSFNWGNETPCWVFNGGVKGAGDAASHEIGHTFGLGHDGRTTPSEGYYLGNGTWAPIMGAGYYVPVCQWSKGEYQYANNTEDDLAKISSATYGVGYRADDYGGSIATASSLGASATGAVNKSGVIERTGDLDFFSFTTGGGALSLSIATPTRQPDLDILATLYNSSGSVVATGNPSGLPSTLSTTLSAGTYYLSITGTGYLDPATTGYSNYGSLGSYQITGTVPSPSTGAATIYKDCNYGGYAITLGVGSYNMADLVALGAVNDDVSSMKIASGYEVILYKDINFSGDAYLFSGNWSCLVSVGLSDGSTVNLNDWTTSLIVRASTASAARTTATPAASAEKVQEGVTEEAKLQTSLTVTPNPTANEVQVKAPSKNGYLYVSIYTLDGKTVVAPKRIVSGDKVDLSKVAPGVYLVRVFNGQETATKKIVKY; this is encoded by the coding sequence ATGAGCACAATTGTAAAATTTCTATCTGGCGCAACCATGCTGATGATGTCGGCGGCACTTGCTTTCGGGCAACAACAACCTTATCGCTTAGGCTCCCCTGCGGGCCTTCGTGATGATATCAGAGCACAGGCAAAATCTTCTAATGCACGCCTGACCAGCGCTGCAGAGTTAAAAGTAGGTCCAAATACTGTATTGACTGGTAAAGTAAATGCACGTCGTACAGACAATAAAACGGAGGAATTCGTGGCTGGCGAAATTGATGGTGTAGCAGGTTCTTCTTTCTACCTGGAAGTAAAAGGTGAAGAAGTACGCGGTTTCGTAATTCTTCGTAAAACAAAAACAAGCTATAAATACTATACTGAAAACGGTACCGCCTATGTGAAACAGGTACCTATTGATTCAGTACTTTGTATTGACTACACACCAGCACCTGCTCCACAGGGAAACGCTAAGGTGGCATCTGCTACTGCAACCAGCAGTGTAGCCGCACTGGGTTCACTGCAAAGTTTGCCAAACGCGAATGGCGTGGTACTACTGGATTTCGATGGTCAGGTTGTAACCAGTTCCTACTGGAACAGTGGTGTAACTATCAATGCTGCTGCTGCCAACCTGAGCGATGCTCAACAGCTGGAAGTATGGGAGCTGGTAAGTGAAGATTACCGCCCATTCCAACTGAACATCACCAACGATGAAGCTGTGTACAATACATATCCTGCAAACAGAAGAATGCGTTGCATTTTCACTCCTACAAACACAGCTGCTCCTGGCAGTGGTGGTGTGGCTTACATCGGTTCATTCAACTGGGGTAATGAAACACCATGCTGGGTTTTCAACGGAGGTGTAAAAGGTGCCGGTGATGCAGCTTCCCATGAAATAGGCCATACATTTGGCCTGGGGCATGATGGTCGTACTACTCCTTCTGAAGGTTACTATTTAGGTAATGGTACCTGGGCGCCAATTATGGGGGCTGGTTACTATGTACCGGTTTGCCAGTGGAGCAAAGGTGAATACCAGTATGCGAACAACACTGAAGATGATCTGGCTAAGATCTCCAGCGCTACTTATGGTGTAGGCTACCGGGCAGATGATTATGGTGGCTCCATTGCTACTGCATCTTCACTGGGTGCAAGTGCTACCGGTGCGGTGAATAAAAGTGGTGTAATTGAGCGTACAGGCGATCTGGACTTTTTCTCATTCACCACAGGTGGCGGTGCACTGTCTTTGAGCATTGCGACACCTACCCGTCAGCCAGACCTGGACATCCTCGCTACCTTGTACAACAGCAGTGGCAGCGTAGTAGCGACCGGTAATCCTTCAGGTTTGCCATCCACCCTGAGTACAACACTGTCTGCAGGCACCTATTATTTATCTATTACAGGTACCGGTTACCTGGATCCTGCTACTACCGGTTACTCTAATTATGGTTCACTGGGTAGCTACCAGATCACAGGTACTGTGCCTAGCCCTTCTACAGGTGCGGCTACGATCTATAAAGATTGTAACTATGGTGGCTACGCCATTACCCTGGGTGTAGGCAGCTACAATATGGCTGACCTGGTTGCACTGGGTGCAGTGAATGATGATGTTTCCTCTATGAAGATTGCAAGTGGTTATGAAGTTATCCTGTACAAGGATATCAACTTCTCCGGCGATGCATATTTGTTCAGTGGAAACTGGTCCTGCCTGGTATCTGTAGGCCTGTCTGACGGTTCTACTGTAAACCTGAATGACTGGACTACTTCCCTGATAGTTCGTGCTTCAACAGCATCAGCTGCCCGTACCACCGCTACTCCTGCTGCTTCTGCAGAGAAAGTACAGGAAGGTGTAACGGAAGAGGCTAAACTACAAACTTCACTCACTGTAACGCCTAATCCAACGGCTAATGAAGTACAGGTAAAAGCACCTTCTAAAAACGGCTACCTGTATGTAAGCATCTATACATTGGATGGTAAGACTGTCGTAGCGCCAAAACGTATTGTAAGCGGCGATAAGGTAGATCTGTCCAAAGTAGCTCCGGGTGTTTATCTTGTGAGAGTGTTCAATGGCCAGGAAACAGCAACAAAAAAGATTGTAAAATACTGA
- a CDS encoding RNA polymerase sigma factor — MNTQDAELVVLLQQDDVSAFDSLYWKYHQAVYRNIFKFVKEPIGTEDILQEVFTRLWEKRKEINATQSVAGWLFVISFNLSVDYVRRKLREQTIHKELYNINPEEDFGLENKNVYEEQYQLLEEAIAQLSPRKRKIVTMCKLEGKTYDEVAAEMNISRNTVKEHLSIAMAKLNEYIQKNKEHKYIVLFLLFLNYHD; from the coding sequence ATGAATACACAAGATGCCGAGTTAGTAGTATTGTTACAACAGGACGATGTTAGTGCATTTGATTCGCTGTACTGGAAATACCACCAGGCAGTGTACCGTAACATTTTCAAGTTTGTAAAGGAACCTATTGGAACTGAGGATATTCTCCAGGAGGTGTTTACCCGGTTGTGGGAGAAGAGAAAGGAAATTAATGCTACCCAATCGGTGGCCGGATGGTTATTTGTAATCAGCTTTAATTTATCGGTAGATTATGTAAGGCGTAAGCTGCGTGAACAAACCATTCACAAGGAGCTATATAATATAAATCCGGAGGAAGACTTCGGACTGGAGAATAAAAATGTATATGAAGAGCAGTATCAGTTGCTCGAAGAAGCGATCGCGCAGTTATCTCCCAGGAAAAGAAAGATTGTAACCATGTGTAAACTGGAAGGAAAGACGTATGATGAGGTAGCGGCAGAAATGAATATTTCCCGTAATACGGTGAAGGAACATCTGTCTATAGCGATGGCTAAACTAAATGAATATATTCAAAAAAACAAAGAACATAAATACATAGTATTATTCCTCCTATTCCTGAATTATCACGACTAG
- a CDS encoding FecR family protein → MQNRKEYFKHLLHNRSWTQEDRAWFLQYLDEKDLTELQDYAAEEFNADLNAAGPILAREDSERILNNIHQRIAAKPQPVVRKLWWKVAAAAMLVLAAGIGYYKISHPPLRELIVLSGEQRKQVTLPDGSKVLLEPGSSLKYKGDFGKAEREVALEGEALFDVQHDNAHPFVVASPLINTRVLGTSFNIEARDAREAKVVVLTGMVQVQAIDGNRKDGQELILTANKRAVYNKTTDQLQMSEASDDARFYLQKQQGRFMYEGTEIMKVVNDLQRYYNINVTVEKRLQHCAFYGDFNTIDEPEKALNVIALSLNARINKDSTGNGFTISGGSCR, encoded by the coding sequence GTGCAGAACAGGAAGGAATACTTCAAACATCTGTTGCATAATAGAAGCTGGACACAGGAAGACAGAGCGTGGTTTCTGCAATATTTGGATGAAAAAGATCTTACGGAATTACAGGACTACGCCGCAGAGGAATTCAATGCGGACCTGAATGCCGCCGGGCCGATATTGGCCCGGGAGGATTCTGAGAGGATATTGAACAATATCCATCAGCGCATCGCAGCAAAACCACAACCTGTAGTGAGAAAGCTATGGTGGAAGGTAGCTGCCGCAGCGATGCTGGTATTGGCGGCAGGGATCGGGTATTACAAAATATCACATCCGCCCCTGAGAGAATTGATTGTATTATCAGGAGAGCAACGAAAGCAAGTGACGTTGCCGGATGGGTCGAAGGTGTTGCTGGAGCCCGGATCCTCATTAAAATATAAAGGAGATTTTGGAAAAGCGGAGCGCGAGGTTGCATTGGAAGGGGAGGCGCTGTTTGATGTACAGCACGACAATGCACATCCTTTCGTGGTTGCGTCGCCGCTAATAAACACACGGGTACTGGGTACTTCTTTTAATATAGAAGCCAGGGATGCCAGGGAAGCAAAAGTGGTGGTTTTGACAGGAATGGTACAGGTACAGGCCATAGATGGAAATCGTAAAGATGGGCAGGAACTAATCCTCACCGCCAATAAAAGGGCCGTTTACAACAAAACTACCGACCAACTGCAAATGTCAGAAGCTTCCGATGATGCGAGATTTTATTTACAGAAGCAACAGGGCCGATTTATGTACGAAGGCACTGAAATTATGAAAGTGGTAAACGACCTGCAAAGGTATTACAATATAAATGTTACAGTAGAAAAACGCTTACAGCATTGCGCCTTCTATGGTGATTTCAACACTATTGATGAACCGGAGAAAGCCCTGAACGTAATTGCTTTATCGTTGAACGCCAGGATCAATAAAGACAGCACCGGAAACGGATTCACCATCAGTGGAGGTAGCTGCAGGTAG